GCAAATCACTGAATAAAGGCCAGGGCATTAGCCCGAAATTGAAGTAGTGTTAAGTTAATAGTACTAAGTCTTAAGTCAAAAGTAAAATTATTCTTTTTTGACTTAAAACTTAAGACTTTCGACTAAAGACTATCCGTCATTACACTATTAATATAACGGTAGCTTAAAGTGACCAATTGATGACCATCCGCCTGTAAGGTATCCTGCGTATATCCGACTAACAGTAAAAACATAAATAATTATGAAAAAGTTGATGTTATATATTGCCGGCCTATTTTTATTTGTAGGCTGTGCAAACGGACAACCTAACCAGGATGCGATGGCCCCGTTGCCAAAACCCAAAACAGGCGAAGCCCTGGCTACCTTTGGCGGCGGATGTTTCTGGAGTATGAGCGAGGCCATGTCTGAGCTTAAAGGGGTAAACAAGGTTATTTCGGGATATGCAGGTGGAAGTACCAAAAATCCGACGTATGAAGATGTTAGCACCCGCACCACTAACCATGCCGAAACAGTGCAGATTTATTATGATCCTAAGGTGATTAGCTATGCTACAATTGCCGAAGCTTTCTTTTTTGCACACGACCCAACTACGTTAAACCGCCAGGGGCCTGACGAAGGCACAGATTACCGTTCGATAGCTTTTTACCGTACGCCCGAAGAGAAAAATATCCTGCTGGCTACAATTAAAAAAGTAAATGAATCAAAGCATTACAATAACCCGGTAGTTACACAGGTTGTTCCGTTTACCGTATTTTACGCCGCCGAAAATTATCACCAGGGCTATTACAAAACTCATTTAAGCCAGCCCTATATTGCCTCGGTATCAACACCCAAAGTGCTGAAATTCAGGAAAGCGATGGCGGCGGAGTTGAAGCCGGAGTTTGCGAAGTAAGAAGCCCAAACCCCTCTAAAGCTCCCCTGAAGGGGAGACTTGAAAAATTGAATTCTAAGAGGCTGTCTACAAAAATTCGTCATTGAGTATCCATCAGGTAAAACCTGAAAAAAATCGTTATGACGTGCAACGGATATAGTTAAACAAATGTTGTAAACTACCGTCATTGCGAGTATCCATCAGCTTCGGCTGGAAAAAACAGTAATGACATGGTTGCAAATGGGGTTATTCTGGGTACCATCAGATTTGCGCTTCCTTTTAAAAAGCGGTGGAAAAGTGCGATTCCCCTCTTGAGAGGGGCGGAGGGGTGTGTTATGCACGCGCAAT
The genomic region above belongs to Mucilaginibacter sp. KACC 22773 and contains:
- the msrA gene encoding peptide-methionine (S)-S-oxide reductase MsrA, which produces MKKLMLYIAGLFLFVGCANGQPNQDAMAPLPKPKTGEALATFGGGCFWSMSEAMSELKGVNKVISGYAGGSTKNPTYEDVSTRTTNHAETVQIYYDPKVISYATIAEAFFFAHDPTTLNRQGPDEGTDYRSIAFYRTPEEKNILLATIKKVNESKHYNNPVVTQVVPFTVFYAAENYHQGYYKTHLSQPYIASVSTPKVLKFRKAMAAELKPEFAK